Genomic window (Daucus carota subsp. sativus chromosome 5, DH1 v3.0, whole genome shotgun sequence):
TGCCAATAGACAGCCAATAAAAGGCCTCAAGGTAGGTGATATAAAGAGAGAAATCAATCTGGCAGTCTCACATTCAACCCAGAGAACtaaaaaaatgaacaaaaagACAACCAGCAGAGTTAGAACAAGGTCCAAAACCAAACTGATATATAGTTACTCAATAAATGAACAAATGTACAAATATTTTGGTTAAGTGCATTACAAATGGGAAACACAATCATCATTTTCTGTCCATCCATTTGCATCAAGTACCAGCACACAACAATTTGACAACCACTTGAATAATTTTACTAGTACACATATCCAGACATATTCAGAGGCAGGAATGTACTACTGCACATTACCTCTGAAAGATCACATGGTATTGTATCTACACCACAACTTCATGACAAATCACAGCTGTTACTCACATTATAGAAAGATTGGCTACAGCATATCACTGAGGGCGGGACTCTAAAGCGCCTTGTAAATGTTTGACAGCATTATCATAATTAACAAACCCCATGAACCAGAATTCGTGATTGTCAACTGAGATAACCTGAATGTATTTTTCGGCTTTGTTCACCTTGCTTGCAGATGGATTTACTGCTTTCAGTTGATATATAGGGATGACCACCTGATTGCAAATTTTCAAGGTGAGAGCAATAAGCATTAGTAGCCCAAATACTAAAACTCTAGAACTTGGtcaattcatataaaaaatcacATACTCAGAGGCAGGAGTGTGTAACAATGCTGGGTATGAAGCAGCCCCTTCTatacatacattatatatatgctAATACTATAAGCCCAAAGGACAATATATCCATCATAATCACAACGAAGACATAGACGTAAGATTTCACTTCAACATTTCACGCAAAATACAATAAACAACTTTAATTCTTTGATAATTTTATATCGTTCCCGAACTTTTCAGACAGAAGTTGCAATCTCTgtgataatataatattaagatttttgtgaataattccaaatcaaatGTAACACCGACATTAAGACATCACTCCTTTTCCACCAGAACAAGTTCAtattgtaacaccccagtcccacatcgagaagagtgaggatatttgttcagtttataagcataagtactactactaattgcaccaacaaatcatgatcttttgggggcctgtggtgggcttgtggattacccaagttgttgcagttgggccagtatatttcggcttattttcggattcggagttcgggacttgacccgattttcgaaaaagactcgggatttgacccgggttgtttcagCTTACTATCAAACATCTAAGTATCTAACTACTGAAACCATAGATGGCCTCTGGACTTTGTGGTCCTCTAGCTAAAACATCTAACAACCTCCAACTTAAAGAACAACGTCAACATTAATTGTACTTCAACACATATATTaccataaaattttaattatcaatataTAGTAGTAAGAAATTTTGATTATCAATAGATGATAGTAAGATTTAAGCATTTATAGATAAAAGGACTTCAAAAAATTTACACtcaattacaaaaataataccTCCGTCACATTTTCTATTATGTTTGTCCCAAAATATTGGccgaatttattaaatatggTAAATTAAGTGTTATTTATGTTAACTTATTTGAAAAACAATGCATTTCGCTTTGGCAActattagtttattttaatttgattgaaTTGAATGTGGAATTTGATTTGCTAGTATAATAAGTAGGACGGAGTAATTATATACATGATGCTACTGCTACAGTGCTACTAGACTCAACCTTCATCCAAAGTTGCTTCACCATAAATACTTACCAACACATATATATCAATTAAAAAGTTTATCTACATCAATAAACaataatactaatattttacttgcatagTAGTTCGTCTCTATATCGAAGTATGCAGGTATGAGCATGCAACTAATAGACTACACTTAAACCTGCATTATCTAATAAGTCTTTCATACACTAGTTCATTTCAATTTCAGATTATAATATGCAACTGTAATGATGTCAACAGCTagtttatttatgatataatgCAGTGACAGATACAACATGGGGGCAATGGTAGTGATTGCCCCCACCAACTCTCAAACTCATGTATATCTACAACTGCATTAGTAGAGTTTACAAGGTGATTGATAGCTAGAGTTTGTTAAAGTGCATGTGAGCAAATACCCATTTTCAGTCTAAGTGGGATGACAGGGTATGAtatcgtgtgtgtgtgtgtgtgtgtgtgtgtgtgtgtgtgtgtgtacatatatatttgacACTTTTGTGTAACTTTTATACCCCGAGTCcccaatatttattaatttgtttccAGTATCCTCAGTAATACTACTGACCCATCATTATTTGCAGTTGTTATTTTAGTGTTTTTATGCATCACTGTACACAGTTGTCCAGCAGGGATACACCAAGTCACAAGAAATTTTACACCTAATAACTGCCTATGCAATTATCATTCAGAATGTTGTTATTAATTAGCAGATGCATGTTGAAGAAGTCAAGGCTAGGACTCATATACACCCCACTATTTACAGAAGAAAGGCAACAATGATGTAAAAAAGCCCTACATGAAAGTCTATTAATTGGATCAAGAGATATAAACATAAGTACAAACCAATGTACCTTGTAATAACTCCACTGCGTTTCCTCGCCATTTTTGTAGGACAGAGGATTGTCACTACAAAATGCCAGCTTTGCAGTTGACAGGTACATTACCCCCATGACTGGACCAGCAGATGTAGATAGATAGCAGGCATAGGACTTCAAAAGTTTCTCTTCAGGGACAGTTTCAAAGGATTGTCGGAAAACTTTTTCATAACCTCCTTCAGCAATAACTTTTGTACTTTGAGCAATTCTTCCAACAGCGGCATCAGTAACACTAGGGGCAGTCTTCACTGATTTCAAAAttagatttaaaattaaatcacaaGCTAAAACTGAAGAACGTATTTCTGCCAAAAAATAAACAGTCAAGGCTATGAGCCCGTTAGGGTAAACTTAGGCTCCGTTAGAGCCAGTTAGGGTAAACTTAGGCTCCGTTTAGTATTGTTGTTGCAGACAGCAGCATTTTGCTGAAAAGCATGTGAAAAACTACTTGGTAAATTTAAAAGCAGTTTTAACAGATATagctaaaagctgcttttaggaAAAGCATGCCCATCATACTTTTGAAAAAAGCTACTTTTTAGCTTTTGCATGAAGTTGTTACATATTTTACTATCAAATCTCCCcgaaaacattattttttatattataactcaatatatacaaatatgaaaaaaaataccaAATAGTTTCAATTATCTTATATATGTAAATCTCAGCCAAAGTTTTATCAATTTCACTATAAAAACTCAaacaatacatataaattaGGACGGCGGGAGTACCTACAGGCTACAAATAAAAACCTGGTTTGAACTCAGTTTCTACCTTATTTGAACTTGAACACGGTTTCGGATTTATTACACGAACATATACTTTTAACTTGGGTAAAAAATAACTTTAAACTCTCAAACAAACAGGCTCATagtcacatatatacatacgtaTATACAAGCAAACATTGAAGCGAAAACTAATGTGAAAACCAGAGATCCTAACTTCTAACACtatatacattatattattatatttacaataattaaaatatcttCTGTTTTTtgcataaatataattaaat
Coding sequences:
- the LOC108219661 gene encoding GEM-like protein 1 translates to MNPNNQENISQQAQPEKQTAPHSADYVPYPKLDPNDVAPPPPPASDNWTSVPVTSQPPPVDAPRSSAAPEVTATTMPPESNPYVSPAPVPASSVKKSMDTVKDVLGKWGKKAAEASKKAGDLAGNTWQHLKTAPSVTDAAVGRIAQSTKVIAEGGYEKVFRQSFETVPEEKLLKSYACYLSTSAGPVMGVMYLSTAKLAFCSDNPLSYKNGEETQWSYYKVVIPIYQLKAVNPSASKVNKAEKYIQVISVDNHEFWFMGFVNYDNAVKHLQGALESRPQ